A stretch of DNA from Hydra vulgaris chromosome 03, alternate assembly HydraT2T_AEP:
ttccacaaaaaaaacacagctttaaagttgttttcaataaaatatatattgtagaaaatatataatttccctttttatatatatattttttatgttaatttaccTCCCTAAGGCCATtaagatgaggaggctacttaattgtggttataagcctctctcaactttataactccgaaacactaaccttgacgaacaaggtcgctgcgcagagaaacaagttgaataCGGTACTATCAAGGGAATGGTGGGGATCAAAGTCAGAACCTGTCGCTTATGAAATCTATTgaactactttaaaataaattttataagcttatgttttcataatatttttaagtcattttaaaCGATTTCCACATTTCTCTAATAACTTTTAACTGCTTtcaagacatttaaaataagtgaactttttaaataactgatgTTTTAAAAGGGTTTTTCTTACCTGCGGTAAAAAAAACCTTGTGATGTATTATATACAGATGtattatatacacattttttaaaaatgtatatttaaagaaaggttataagattttatttaaattgagttaaacttttttatttttataaacatattcatGTTTTctcttgtatattttaataatataatttttatcattgaataaattctattataagtgtaatgtaaattttaatcgAATTCATtgcgatttaaaaaacaataaattaatttataattacatCAAATgtcaatagaaataaaaaaaacaaaaacaatttaaactgGTTGCTTATGTAAAAACAGATAGTTTGCACAAAAAGCTATTCTTAtgtaacaccaaaaaaaaaaaaaaagaaaagaaaagaaaattcaatatgaaactgattaaattttattattttttcagaaaccACAAAAATGCAACCTAATAGAAtgacatgttttttatttgtttaacaaaaataaaaatgttctaaatgcttttatttttttactgtttacatcaactgacaaataggtagaacatgcaaggagtgctgctatattgactgacaaataggtaaaaTATGTGAGCATGttgctttatttaaagtttttacactttttacagtctaaattaatttataaaaaatattaatgttttccttttatggtaaaaattaaagatgatcatgcaaatatatatatatatatatatatatatatatatatatatatatatatatatatatatatatatatatatatatatatatacatatatatatatatatatatatatatatatatatatatatatatatatatatatatatatatatatatatatatatatatatacaacccttggaattaggaaaattgaTGTCAGCAATACTTTGgcaacctcaatcttttagaagtcggcatcaggtcagcaaaaaaaatttgatacaaaggtcttaccataaaatatcaaaacaaggTTGGTAATTTTTTGCCCACCTCACACACTTTTAAGTCGGCAGTAGGTTGACATTGCCGAATGGTgatcctaattctgagggttgtgtatatatatatatatatatatatatatatatatatatatatatatatatatatatatatatatatatatcagagtgTTAATcaggaataaatttgatacagGATTTGGACAAGATTgggaatttgtcaaaatattttccaatCTCCTTCTCCCCCAAATTTAATCTCCTTCTCCCCCAAATACATTGAAATTAACTAAGATAGATTGTCtactgaaaacaaaatttttgatgtagcagcattcctcTCATGTTTATCTATtatcagtcaatgtagcaagaCTCCTTGCATGTTTTACCTATTTTTCAGTTGATGTATATAAACTgtaagaaaatgaaaataaaaaaataaaaaataagcatttcAATTGATCAATTtgcttatgtattttttttaataatgataaaatttaattagaaagttttagaaaaatatttttgttttttactcatctcatataaacttttttttgtgtgtaagtttgtaacaaaactttgtttctttttttattcaaattacaaataatcattaaaaatattttgacataaaTAGCCAAATTATTACATCTatgcataaattgttttatattttttaagtatcaacCAGCTCTCCGATGTGTttcattttgattaattttgttaaataataccttgtttattttgcatttttttccacatttctttgtttaagtttttaaaataatttgtatattgtttataaaacagaaattattttttatgattgtattaTTATTGATTGTGTATTAATGGCTAATTACCTTCTAATGGATACTTATTTAACACCAAAGGATATGAATCTGAATACGGAGCTCTTTTAATATCTGTCTTCTTAGGTTGTTGGCTTGCAGCAcgattaactttaaaatatataaaataaaactgttaagtaaattaaaatatttataaagaaataaaatctatatatccacttataataaaatagtttatcatATTAGGGTCTTTGCAAATCAAGAGTTTTGACTTTGAATTTTGAATCAAAACACTTAAATATTcccaaattaaattttgaatcaaagttttattaaaatttatatactttgctcaaatttataaatactatgcTTAAAAGTTGTTCAACCTGCTACACTCGATCTACAATATATTGTAGTTTGTGGTTAAACTATATACTTAATCTCCAGTAGGAGTGTAGCAGGTTAAACAACCTTAAAGCATAGTATTGTAAGTTTTTCTAAAGcagaataaaattaactaaattttattctgatttagAACTCCTTGAATCTACTTTAGTTAATGTGATGTGCAGTAGGGACTTGTGTTTTCGAGTTTTTAGAAGtaatgaacttttaaataataataataataataacaataataatattgataataataacaaggGTATGAGCTTTTTTTACTACATTATATTCTAATTGTAAGTAAAAATGGCAAAAGTTCTGGACATTCTTGACCCCTGACCAGTGAGAAATTTGTCATGGGAAAATTTTGAGATCCAGTGGAAAACCAAAGTGCATAGCAGGTGAAGTAGGTTaacagataattaaaaaaaaactatgaaacatGCAATAAATGActgattttataatataactaaaataattcatttattaaGTAAcataagtaattaaagttataaaataattctttaaatagatagcataaataaaaatagtaatgaaaaataatgtgaATACTTAGTAAGCATGAGTtagattttatcttttaaaaattccaccttaaaaaacttaaagcatcatttgttttagttaaataatttttttattttttcatcataaaAGTCCAGTTGCTGAGAatggttgttcaaatatttcctttataacttgttttttaagcttattGAAGTAGACTAACACCATTTTCCTGATACTATTGCATGCTTTTGggacatttttatattttgtgcctgacttatttctttttaatattatacttgttttaaaaatttaaagtaactttttcaaGATATATGAGATAACttggtgtttttttaattttttttaaatgagataGTTTTGTTGTAGATTCtcacatatatacatagatatatgaataacaaagtgttttttaaaaaaaaatgagattgtttatttttgttttagattgtcacataaatatatgaataacaaagtttttttttttgtaagaggTTATCTAGTTTTGTTGTAGATTATCACATATAGATGTGTAATTGTATTAAATTTCTGTATCAAAAAATAGTTGATGACTGTTTGCATGgcaataacataattttttattttattatatttatatagaatatttactaaaattatacCATTAAGCATTTGTGGtattgttgattttttcattttatttagttcTTCTATTAGTTTCCATGCACTGATATCTCGTAAATGTTCATTTGGATCAGTGTTCTTTATTATTGTCTTTTTTactgtaaagtaaaaaaagtaaaataaacaaatctttatacatatattaaaataatataaaaatgtaatattagtgtactaagttaataataattaaatttaaagatgtaaaaaataaatcatacaaaaaaagcaagaaagGTAATAACTGTTACCAATTTTGAACttaaaacattgtattttttttattaatttaagtacacgatttattacttgttatttattttcagctttattgttaaacaaaaacacaagaTTGTTCATAAGATGAtccttaaacatttatattttaacaaaataatttttatataatttctagtaaattttattaaattttgatggatttattttaaaacatgtttgtGTTTGGTTAATATACACCTCTAGTTGTCAGACAGATTTTGagacatattttctttttgtttacttatttattactGTTGTTGCTGACAATGTtaagttaattgttttaaaattaatagtataaaaaaatgattgaattgaataaataatttttttacttctttccCAGTTGTAATCTTGGTAGTTGTCAAcgctgaattttttttcattactgaCATATGAGcccattttttgattttcatttggAATGTTGACTTTTCTTGCTAAAGATGATTAGAATAAATTTTACTATgattttctataataatttaataaatagttttatatcttGTTTGTATCtcttaacttttttagattaaaagatataaagatCCAGAGATTCTATACTAAGAAAGTTCAAATTAATTAGCttctagtatattttttatttttgtattgattacgtacaaaaaatattgcatactAAGCATAAAAATATTCACTGATAGCTTACCAGcctaaatctataaaaaaagaattaatttttaattgttattattgttgtttttatttttaaatttgaaaccgcaaaaaattaaagtaaacatttcaaaaataattttaaacgaTAATTGTGAGCAGAATATATTAGTACATGTAGACTTTAATCTGCAGGAATATCCACATTTATCTATGgctatatatctttatatagcCTTTGATATTAGAAAACATAAGGTAGGCAATAAACAGcaatctttaactttttttggtcAGCATCAGGTCagcataaagtttttaacacaaAGAGTTTCACTAAAGGTTATTGGATTCATAATAGAATATTAtgaactatttaatttaatatgtcaAATGCagtagtataaaaaattatggttAGTTACGTTTGTTATGATTATTGGAGCAGTCAtattctaatattaatatattctaatctaaattttttctagAGTTTACCTAGAATTTTTGTTAAGGTAAGGCAAGCTCcaattaattttatagttgttaataCCTTTTTCTTGCTGATGTCGAACTGTTAATCCAGTTATATCAGTCTTTTTATATTGCGGGTTGAATGTTTGATGAGTTAAGTAGTTTGCATATATTTCttgattttctaaaaatacgcattacctataatttatttttgtaacttataaatattttaacttttagttaacaacaataaaatatataaacttttagtaaattaataacaaaatgtcAAAATCAATCTTTGAAAGTGTAGATCTTGCTCCACCAGACAAGATATTAGGTCTAGTAGCTGACTTTAAAGCTGACCCTCATCCTAACAAAGTTAGTCTTATCGTTGGAGCTTATCGAACTGAAGAGGGTGCTCCATATGTACTTCCAGTTGttcaaaaagtagaaaaagaaatagcagataacaaaactttaaatcatGAGTATTTACCTATTGGTGGAATGCCTGAACTTTGCCGAGCAGCAGTGAAGCTAGCTCTTGGTAAGCTTTTAACTAAGTTTAAtaatgtattaataaataaagaaaaatttaacaaaattaaattaatgatgtataaataaaagaaaaactgaaagttttgattttttgaattttttgcaaaataaataaatagtaattagtttaaatttttataatgcatatagttatagttatatataaaaaataatatatagtaaaaatgtaataatatgaatttttttaaggtgATGAAAGCTCCATTATAACTGAAAATCGAGTAGCTGCTGTTCAATCGTTATCAGGAACTGGAGCATTACGGTTAGCATTTGATTTTCTATTTCAGCATTATGATAACCACACAGTGTTTATTCCAAAACCCACATGGGAAAATCATAGAGAAATACTTAAATTTGTTGGGTATACAGATATTCATGAGTACAAGTACTTCTGCTCTGAGACTAAAGGATTAGATTTAAATGGTTTTACGAATGATTTAAAATCTGCTCCTCAAGGATCAGTTATTTTATTACATGCTTGTGCTCAAAATCCATGTGGTGTTGATCTTACACAAGAGGAATGGAAGTTAGCAGCTGACATAGTTCAAGAAAATAaccttgttgttgtttttgataTGGCTTATCAGGGGTTTGTATCAGGTTGTCCTGATACAGATGCATGGGCTGTTCGTTACTTTGTTAGTCGTGGATTAGAAGTTTTCATATGTCAgtcatttgcaaaaaattttggtttgtaCAATGAACGCTGTGGAAATTTAGCAGTTGTTTGCAAAAATAGCACTATTGCAATCCACGTTGAAAGCCATCTTCTGAAGATTATTAGAGCTATGTATTCTAATCCACCAAATCATGGCGCAAGAGTTGTTGCAACTATTCTTAATAATCCAGTGCTAAAGAGGGAGTGGTAGGTTAAATTTCATCTCATTTTAAACTTTGCTTAGAGTTTTAATGATACCaagttattttctaatttattttaaggtTGGACCAACTAAAATCAATGACCAACAGAATTCTATCATGCAGGCaacttctttttcaaaaattaaaggAACTAGAAGTACCTGGAGACTGGTCACATGTCATTCAACAGTGTGGAATGTTTACTTATACGGGTTTAAAGCCAGATCAAGTTTCTTTGTTAAGAGAACAATATCACATTCATATGCTTGCTTCCGGTCGAATTAATGTTTGTTCAATTAATGAATCTAATCTAAGTTATGTTGTAGCTGcttttaaagatgttattatAAACACTTCAGGCTCAAAGTTATAAGAACATTTGTATGAgctcttaaaatttaaataacatttattttcaattgaaaataaattctcTCTTGTTTTTTGCCACtcatttttctataatatttttactttttatttaatcttattatttatttttattctttttcttctcttttttactgattttttgatttttctttcttgctctttttttaatcttaattgaacttaagttacttttttgtttaagcatatttttttttggatttaatttttcattgaaGTTTATGTTAAGATCctgattttatttactttatctttctgctaatatttagttttaacagttataaatatttatcagatatttattattgtaatattttatttaacatatgcATATTTAACATAATGCACAACATGGTTTATTTAGGTTTGCTTACTGATAGTGTTAatgcattttatttaagtaaatacaCAAAGGTataatgtaatcttttttttttaatattgtcaaTATGTTCTGTAGTGTGCACTCTCTTGATTTACTTTGCACACTTAAAGTTTCAAAATGCAGACTTCAATAAAGAGAGTTTTTTTAgacaaagaagaaaaaaaagaagaataatgAAAAGGCTAAAATTTGTTTGggtgttgaaaaaaaaagccttgAAGCTTTTCTGAATGTCTAAGGTGTAGATAGGCTGccaaaataaccaaaaaaataacaaaaaaaacaaaataccaaaaaatgttttctgttcGTATAAAAGTGATATCTTTAAAACttcatttctcaaaaaaaatcattttttaggaaaaaaatcaGGTGTTTAAGAACTCTTAAAAAcacttacaatttaaaaaaattgaacatttttgaGCTTCTTTATCAAGTCCTTTTTAAGATTCTTTACAATTAAAACAACAAgtctaataatttatttgaaacatgAATGTTAGAGTAAGTGttaatttatagatatatagatatgcATGCAAGACAGATGTCCAGTATAAAgaaaggtattttaaaaaaaagaggcAGTGGTCCTAAGGCACAAATGAGAAATCCAGCATTTGAGTTTATAGTGaaataactatttttcatttattagatgcatcttttttttttttactgttatttatataatattaagtatataagTTATATACTAATGAGGTGTTAGAAGTAGTCCAAttcaatctatttttttatgagaacttcaaaaatatgtttatttccTATTCACATACAATGGAAAAGGCAGGCATTtcaattgtttaaaactaatgcatttagaaaatgataaattatcaataaaacttaacttatatcaaattaaaaatttagtttgttgTTTGCAACTAAAACAAAGTCACACTTATTGTTCACAACAACTTAACTAAACTTATTGTTCATAAACTCCTAAAGGCAAGTAAACTTCTAAAGGAAAGAGAAGCAAGATTACACCAGTTTTCCAGGGATAGACACAGTATAAATGTATAAACATCAACTGACTATAGAGAGATATTGCAGATAGTGGGGTGTACATATAGCAGCTTGGAGTTTTTAATTGGGCAGACAGTTTATTGATTTACCTTAAAACCtcttaaacataaaatattaaaaattagtaatagaTCTCTCATGGCAAAGAAAAAAACCAGGTGAAAAATAGGTGTGTTTTGAATTTACATAGTTTAATGCAGTTCCACATGATACAAGAACAAGCTACAACCCCCCCCTCAAAGCTGAGAAGGTCATTACAGTCGAGGAGACTACTTTAATTGTGGTTACAttcctctctcaactctataactccaaaacacaaaccttgacaaaaaAGGCCACTGctcagagaaacaagttgagtgccATATTACTAGGGACATGGTTGGGATTAAACTTGAAAattcttgcttatgaagcaagaATTTTCAACCACTACCTCAACCACATAATAACATATGTCAAAAACATGTAGTATGATCAAACACTTagttaaatttaactttttaaatgaccaaagatgcctttttttttaattgaccatAGATGATGGGCATGTTACATGTTggtattattataaacatatatctttgattttgttaaaaaatcatgatAAACATATTCAAGCCTCTAATGTTTTTGAGCACAGATTAATACAG
This window harbors:
- the LOC100198597 gene encoding aspartate aminotransferase, cytoplasmic, whose product is MSKSIFESVDLAPPDKILGLVADFKADPHPNKVSLIVGAYRTEEGAPYVLPVVQKVEKEIADNKTLNHEYLPIGGMPELCRAAVKLALGDESSIITENRVAAVQSLSGTGALRLAFDFLFQHYDNHTVFIPKPTWENHREILKFVGYTDIHEYKYFCSETKGLDLNGFTNDLKSAPQGSVILLHACAQNPCGVDLTQEEWKLAADIVQENNLVVVFDMAYQGFVSGCPDTDAWAVRYFVSRGLEVFICQSFAKNFGLYNERCGNLAVVCKNSTIAIHVESHLLKIIRAMYSNPPNHGARVVATILNNPVLKREWLDQLKSMTNRILSCRQLLFQKLKELEVPGDWSHVIQQCGMFTYTGLKPDQVSLLREQYHIHMLASGRINVCSINESNLSYVVAAFKDVIINTSGSKL